In the Salvia splendens isolate huo1 chromosome 16, SspV2, whole genome shotgun sequence genome, CATTGCCCTCGTTTTGGTGCCTATTTTGGCCAATTTTGGTAGAGATTGTTGTTCAAGTCTTGTTCCTTTTGTTTTTTGAATCGTTTtcccttactttatttttcttttagtaTTTTAGAGAGCTTAATTTACTTCATTCACATGTGcatatattttccatttgtcattcacttatcaataatcaatagaTCTCAAAAATGAACCAAGATCTCtgaaataaactaaatatgGTACCCAATGCAGTATTACAGGCTAATATTGAGCAACATTTAAAGAGGAAAATCCGATGTTGAAGCTGGTTGCTCTATTTAGTTCAAGTAGTTCTGTTCCAAATTTACTTCATTCGGATAATTAAGTTCTTCATTCCCTTACTTCTGTACTTCAATCATGTAGTTTCttacttcatttacattttgaatttgaatttgtttagactttttgcaagcttaaagagaatagacaaaatatattgTAGGAGTAGATTATTAATCTTACtttatatgaaatattttccatttgtcaaTAGATCTTTGAAATGAACTAAGATTTCTGAAATGAACTAAATCTGTTACCAAATGCAGTAGTATAGGCTAATAATGAACAACATTAGAAAGCGTGGTACTTTATTCAATGCTCAGAACAAATATATGTCGAATACAAAATTTGATCTACTAAAATGATCATTTCTTCTTTAAATATGCTGCAaccattttctcaacatcaaTTTCAATGTGTTTGCTTTCCTCTTCGTAATACGCTACTGTAACAATTTTGTTGTTGAAGCTTCGTGGCTGTTTTTGGATATCATCAGCGCCGAACAATATTTAGCCCTCAAGCTCTGAAGCACACCCGAACTTGATTTCTTCAAGCCACAATTCCAGCAACCTTCTCGCTCACCCTTGTATGTTTCCATATGCCGCATTAGAAATACTCCACAATCTTCAACGTTATCAACTGTCCTCCATGACATTTTCAATCTCTGCATTTTGGAGTTGGACACGATCTTACAATAAGCGTGGAGACCATTCTTGGTGAGGCAGTGACAAAAGTATGATCTCTgcatgtacaaaacaaatacatGTCATTTATAGTTGTGTGTATTCATATGTATGTGCTATAAAATTCAATCATAAGAGAAGAATACGAACCAATGTTTCTGGAATGTGACCATAATTTATTGTGAGGTCATTGTCatccccgtttgcagaattgtCTATTACAGCAATAGCATTTCTCTTGAAGCAAAAACAAACAACATAATAATGCTGATTTGCACATATGGGGAACAAGACCTATTGAATGAAATAAAgcaacatgaatgaagtaataaagtatacgaatgaagtactatgaacaatctgaaaaatgaagtaacagacaacatgattgaagtaatatagtgtacgaatgaagtaacatgcaacatgaatgaagtaataaagtgtacaaatgaagtactatgaacaatctgaaaaataaagtaacagGCAACATGATTGAAGTAATATAGTGTACGAATGAAGTAACATGCAACatgaataaagtaataaagtgtacgaatgaagtactatgaacatctgaaaaatgaagtaacaGGCAACATGATGAAGACATAAATCAGACTTGAAGTAATACTAATGATGCTTGTACCGTGTTCACATCTTCCTATTTGAAATATGGTATTTCCTTCACCTCTCTGTCCAAGTTGTTACAGAAGTTTGCAATAACTGTGTTGACATCCATGGATTGAGGCTTTATCACAATGGTGTACAACTACATCCATGGATTGAGcctatgttacttcattattaattGTTATTACTTCAATTTTAGAGTCACttacttcattataatgttttattacttcattccagtcaTAAACCTATTGTTTAAACAAatcatttatattacttcatcattataatttattacttcatcttatcaatttactacttcattaaaaagaatatgtagttcatattAATGTTGAAAGAACACAGCAGTTTAGATTAATCCAAAAATCCTAAAACTATGCAATACAGGAAATAGGTAGTCcataattagagtctgttacttcattataatgttttattacttcattttacaaatttattacttcactaaatagaatatgtagttcatttgaaTTCAGTTAATATGCAGTTAACTTTTACCTTTGGAACCAGGGATTTCAGTAGGGATTTGAGGAGAACTACTTGGATTCTTCCTAGTTGGAGAGGAAGTTTTACATAtacataaaaaacacataattaatatacaacatatcatccaTTTAGTTCACTTAGAatactatgttacttcattattaagtgttattacttcatttttagagtcacttacttcattataatgttttattacttcatttcagtcataaaccctactgtttaaacataacatttatattacttcatcatcataatttattacttcatcttatcaatttactacttcattaaaaagaataCGTAGTTCATATTAATGTCGAAAGAACACAGCAGTTTAGATTAATCCAAAAATCCTAAAACTATGCAATACATGAAATAtgtagttcataattagagtctgttacATCATTATagtgttttattacttcattttacaaatttaaatcctagGTTTTACCTTCTGGATCTGGAATTTTGGTTCCAGGATCTGCATCGAGCTTGTGAGTTGCTTGTTTGACCGTCTTTGATTTAGCCGGATGCTTGCGAGTATATTGTTGTgctattttgacaaaaatcagAATCAAAGTTAGGAATTAGATGAAGTAAATGAAGTAAATTAAGTGTAAGATCTTTGAAAAGCTTCAAAGTTGTATTACCTTCACCAGAAGTTCGGCCGGAACGCAACTGGCGGCCAGAATTTTCTGTCGAAGATTTTCGAGTATCAACCATTTTGAAGACGAAGTTGTGGAGTCGTCGATTTTGGCAGAGAAGCAGCGTTTGAGCGTCGATTTGCAGTAGACATGAGAGTCGATTTGGAGTAGAAGATGAGCGTCGCTTTGTAGAAGAAGATTCGTCGCTTTGTTGTAGAAAATTCGTCAATTAGTAGAAGAATTCTTCGATTTGGAGAAGTATTCTTCgatttgaagaagaaaagagCGGGAGAGATGAGAAAGAAGAGGAGCGGGGTGAATGAGGAGAAACAGGGGTGATTTTTTTTACCCTAAATGTAATTTGACCGAAATACCCATAATTTGAAGTATATTGCTTATATAATGAAGTAGCGAAATTCATGAAACATGGTTTAATCTCATCCCTTAAAATCTAGATctaagggccctaatttggtctctagttcggtctttaagactagatttgtgaataatgggactctatatatatatatatataggtccatgatcaattgagatttttttggctaattgagaaatgagatgcaacatcagccactcattttaattaaatgagtggtccagattttgccacacaaaaaatacttctaaattaatttattatgaaagggtataatggtcatttcgTGGTTTAGTTTAGGGTTCTTCAGCCTTCTGTGAGATTGGCGATTTCTCAGAGATCTCTCTAAGACCATTGATTCCAACGCTTTCTGATTCAATTGAGTCAAAAATTAGAACACAGACGCTTTCAACGATTTCAACGATCTCTGCTTCGACGATTCCTCAGcatatcaattttaaaaaaaaacgacCAATTCGACGGAGTTTGGTTGAATCCGAAGTTTTTAGGTTGATTTTATCGACTTTGATTatgtttttatgctttatttgttGATGCCTAGTCGAATTTGTTACTAAtcgttttttttactttttcatctaTAGCTTCGAGTTCAATTCGTAATCAAAAGCTAAGGTGTTATCTGATGGTATCTTCATCTTATTCCGAGTCGACGTCGACGAATGGTGAAGGTAATTTGGATTGGTTTTCattaacatgccatttttgTACTTTGTTGGTGAATTATACTCTGTTGACATAAATCCACAGTTATTGATATTTGAATTGATTTTCTGTTGACATAAATGCAAATCTGTTGATATGATGTATGTTACCTGTTAAATATTGTAGGTAGATATACTCTTTGTTAACATGCAAAATAGTTTTATGCAAAATGCACTCTCCCCTGCTGAAGAGCTCCTGCTGTGGTGTTTGTTGGTGAAGGAAGGTGTTATGGGTAGGGTTGACGGTTCATGATAGGATGTCTAagatgttggtgttggtgtgTTGGTGCTGCAtattttaagattttgattCTGGTGTGGGTCATTTAAGATATGATAGTTGTCATTATGTTCTGATTTGAATTGATGTTCTGTTGATATAAATGCAAATATGTAGACATGATGTATGTTACCTGTTAAATATTCTATTTAGCTGTACTCTTTGTTAACATTTTTTTGACATACAAAATAATTGTATGCAAAATGCACCCTCCCCTGTCTGAAGAACCCCTTCTGTGGTGTTTGTTGTTGGAGGAAGGGGTTATGGCTATGGTTGATAGTCCATGATAGGATGAATGATATGTTGGTGCTGcttattttgagattttgattctGGATTCAGGTGTTGGTCAGTTAAGATATGCTAGTTCACATTATCTGTTTTAGGTTGTTGACATATTTTCCCATTATGTAGTAGGACCTGTTATTCCAATTTGCAAGGCTGAGTTGAGGCCTTATGAAGGTCAAAAATTTTCTTCACTTGAGGAGGGGATTTCCTTTTCTGAAAAGTAAGCTCAAGAGGCTTGTTTTGATTTTCAAAGATTTGGAAATAGGTCTAGTGGTGGTGTTATTACTTTTCAGTATGTTGTCTGCAACAGACAAGGTTTTCATACAGTTGATCCGTTGGATGTCGGTGTAATTATATCTGACGATGTGAACGTGTCAGATGACGATGAAGTAACTTCAAAGATGAAACGCAGACGTGGCACAAAAAGGTGTGGATGTGGAGCAAGGATCagtttcaagtttttttttctgattgtgGTGTTAAATATTATCATGTGCATCAATTCATTGAGGAACACAATCATGCTATGGTTGACAAAGATCATAAGCGATTTATGAAAGGAAATCGCAATATGAATGATGTTCATCACAAGTTTGTTGAAGATTGCACCAAAGCTAACATCGGTGCTACTTCAACTTTCAACTTATTAAAGGAGTTTTTtggtggttatgatgttgttgGGTGTACGTTGAATGATGTTAGGAATGGTTCTCGTGATATTAAAGAGAAACTGAAAGAAGTGGATGTTCAAATGATCCTAAATCAGATGCAAGAGAAGAAGAGAATTTGTGAAGGCTTTTTTTACAAATATCAATTATCACCTGATGATAATAAGTTAGTGAGCTTATTTTGGTCTGATGCTGAGTCTCGGAAACATTACCATATGTTTGGAGATGTTGTAGCATTTGATACAACATATACGACAAACATGTAGTTTATTTATTATACTTGGTAATTGACATACATAGTAGTTAGTTGACTTAGCAGTTGACATAGTAGTCAACATAGGATATATCTGTAGTTGAGGCATTGGTTATTATGAaaaatttgttgatttttgtGTTGATCTATTTGTTCAATAGGTATCGTATGGTGTTTGGTCCATTTACTGGGAAAGACAATCACGGGTGTCCTATTGCATTTGGAGCTGGTTTCGTATCCAGTGAGAACTGTGATGCATTCTCATGGCTTTTTACTGTGTCAAGGATCATAATCACAGACCAAGATTGGGGAATGAGGCTTGCAATTGAGAAGGTATTATTAGGTACAAGGCATCGTTTGTGCATGTGGCATATTATGAGGAGTTGTTTGAGAAAATACCTAAATCTATTTCTGATAGAGAAAAGTTTAGTAAGGAGTTTAAGGCTTGTGTTTGGTCAGAATTGTTAGATCCAGATGAGTTTGACATATTATGGACTGCTATTGTTGAAAAATATGGTGTGTAAGATCATAAATGGTTTAAGGACATGTTTGCTGTTAGACATATGTGGATCCCAGCCTACTTTAGAGATGTTCCTATGGGTTCTTTAATGAGAACAACATCTTTTTCAGAATCTGAAAACGGTTTTTTAAGAGGTACTCGAAACCGTTGTTTAATTTTGCTGACTTCACTCTTCAGTATAACAATGCCATTGATGCTCAAAGGAATCAAACTGAAAGGCTTGACTATTATGATTATGTAATCTCTCCAAAATATGCCACTGATTTAGCATTTGAGAAACAATTGGCATCTGTATACACGGATAGGATGTTTAGAGTGGTACAAGAATTGATTTCTGAGGCTGATAAGAGTTGTCGGATGATTAGCATGTCCACTTTGGAGAACATCGAGGTCTTTAAAGTTTCTGATACTAGAAAGAAGACCTTCACAGTTACACATGAGAAAGAGACTGAATCATTTGATTGTGAGTGTAAACTCTTTGAAAGGTGTGGTTATCTATGCAACCACCTTTTCTTCGTCCTCAGAAACAAAGATGTCAACAATATTCCAGAGAAGTATGTTGGTAACCGGTGGCTGAAAAGTGAATTATTGAAGGCAGTTCATGGTCTCACGAGTGATGAAAGTGCGTCTGGCAAAGGTATGTGAACTGCTTCCTATAGATATTTCAGTTGATTTGTCATATGTTGCTCAAACAAGACGCCAACATTCTCTGTATCTAACAAAAACACTCATGTTtagtatatttcaattttgtgttgACATAAACTGTATAGGCTGTTGACATGTTACAGATTTAGTGTTCATATAATTTAATAGGATATTGACATGTTATATGTTTGCAGGTTATAACGAAGATGACAAGCTACAGATTGGTAACATGTGTCATGGACGTTACTTTGGTCTATATCAACGCgcttttaagaataaaaatcaTCTGATTGCATTGGATAATTTGCTTGCGGGTATTGCTCCTCAAATTTTTACTGATGACATTACTGGATCTTCATCAGTTGATAAAAATGATTCCATCAAGAATATATATGGTATTGCTATACCTGAAGAAATAACTGCACGTGCTCCAGAGGTGGTTAGTACAAAGGGAGGTGCAAGTGACAAGAAAAGCAGGATTAAGTCGAGCATAGAGAAAGCAATTGAAAAAAGCAAGTAAACTTCATAGGCGTTGTGGAAAGTGTCATAAAGTGACTGATCATAATGCCAGAGGTTGTGGCAGAAAGTAGACATAATTGTTCTTTTTTAACAAACAAAGTTGTTTTTGAGTTTTTAACATATGCtacaagttattgacattttcttattagtaGTTGATATTTGATATTTTGGCTATTGATATGAGAATTATTTAGTCGTTGACATTTTATACAgtttattgacatttttatatgtttttaACATTTGATTTACTGTCTATTGACATGTATTATATGACCATAATTCAAGTACATGTGCCAAATAGGGGGAAAAatagttgttttttttaattataagatttGTTTTTAAGTTGATGAcattttcttatttgtttttaacaTTTGATTTGCTGTCTATTGAAATGTATTATATTACTACACGTACAAGCGACGTCAACTGTGTtccaagccatgtcaactacacgcacaagccatgtcaactgcacgtacaaccatgtcaacaTTTAACATTAATATCACTTTTTGTTTACTTCTTTCTACGACTAAACAACTCCTTGTACTTGTTGTTTAGCTCAAGCAATTTCTCTATGTTTGCTTCCATCCAATCATGAGCCAGTTGTAACATCGGCGACCTTTGGTTATTGTAAATCGATGAAATCATCCTGTAGCAATACCTTCCCCTGAGTATCTGGGGAATCTTTACACTACGTCCAAAGAAGCCAATATCCCATTCACTGCCCTTTTTGCCAACATAGGTCTCCATGTGCCTCATCAAATAGACACCACAGTCCTTGTTGTTCGTGCTTATGGCCCACTCTAAAGGCAGAAAGTTGATTGAAGACTTGTTCACATTCTCTGAATTATCTAACATTTTCTTCTCTATGAAGTATGCTTCAAACATATCTTTctgcaaaatatataaataactaaatcaAACTACACAAACAAAGCATTTGAACATGATGTAGAAATTAAGTAAACTAAATGTAGAGAATATGTAAATAACATAGATAAAAGCATACCATTAAACCAATATCAATGTCATACTTCTCGAACGGATCCATAGCTTTATGTGGCTTGTTGTTATCTATTATCTCAATGGTATTTTTCTTCATCCAATATACTACAAGATAGTAATGGAAATTTGCACAAACTGGGAAGAAGACCTGTATGACATGAAAGATAAAATGACATTAAAGATAAAATGATATCCAAAGAACACCTTTCATATTCTTACGTAAATGTCATTCTGAGATGTTATTACCAAATCAATTTCTCTCCAGTTGAAATCTGGTCTTCTTTAAATCTCATTATCTATCTGAGAAATGAAATTCTTTTTTGCTGTCGAACCATCCCAATTATCCGGCCGATTTGTTACATTGAAATTCTGCATTTAACAAGTTTGGTTAAGGAGACGTCTGATTCAAACAATTTACCTATAATTTAAGATTACTTACACATGGAGATGTAGTCAGAAAAAAGCGTGAAAGTGATGTTGTGGGCCTTACTTTTTCTCTGTTGTTCAGGTGTGAAGCCCATGCGTTAATTACACCTGCATTAATTTCTTCACAAGGCTTCAGTGACGAAAAAAATTCCTTGGTCGCCCAAGCAAAATCATCCTCATAAACGCATGCATCTCTGAAATGAAGAACAACATTCTTCAATCATGTTAACTGCacagaaaactaaaaaatattttttagatcaatgaaataattaaatgatgCATACTTGTCTACTCCTTCTGTTTCTAGTATGTAGTAGTAGACATCTCTTTCATTAGCTTCCAGGTATGTTTTTGTATGTACAGCTCTTATGTCAAATGGAGAGCCTATGAATGGGTCAGAATGCGTTTCATCATGAGACTTTTTCACTCTGACTTTTGGCACTGGAATCTCCCAGAATGGAACAACATTTTGTTATTAGTGCAATAAAATTCATGTTAGttacaattaaaattatgtCAAATATATATACTAGCCATGTCAGCAAGTAATATAATTATGTCAACTATGGTGCTCTCGTGTCAATAGAACATACAAGTCATGTCAACTTCAACACATAtcatgtcaactacatgtacaagccatgtcaactatgTTACATactatgtcaactacacatagaACGATGTCAACtacaattataagtcatgttaaaaataatcataagccatgtcaacaacaattataagcCATGTCTACTACACATAGAAGCCATGTCAATAACAGTTAAAACCAAATGTCAACTTCACTTtcaagtcatgtcaactacacaaaaaacatgtcaacaacaattaaaacCAAATGTCAACTTCACTATCAAGCcatataaaaaacaattcaGTCATTTTAATCATAGTTTAGTTATTTTACTTTAACAatattctcttctttctcttcccTTTGTCCTGTTGCTTTTCTTTGTTCGTTTCAACATATGCGTCATCCGTTGGGCCTGCAGCTGGTGGTAAGATAAGAGAGGCGGATTCATTATTGTCATCAACCACTGTGTCCTCTTTTGTTCCTTCTCCTTCTTCAGCAGCCTATTCAattagtaatttataatttatataaatttaatttcaattgatTCTAAATAACAAAAGATAGGATTTGGCTCACCCTTTTAGGATCAGAAACTGGCGAAGTAGggatattttctctatttcctTGCTCTGCATACTGCTTGTAAATTAGTTCTACAATGTTAGTATCTAAACTACAGGAGTAATCTAACGTCAACTCAGAGAAACATATGTAAAGAAAATGATGTACTTACTTTATCCAAGAAACGTGGCGTTTTGAAAGTTGGAAATTCAGCCAAATCTTCAAGTGCTTCCTTTTCTTTTTGAGCAAGAAGTATTGATTCAGAGATTGTTTTCCAGCGATCAAAAGTTTCAGGCTTGTCTTCCTCAAACATCTTGGACAATAGTTGACACTTCTCATTCACAGCCTCAATTGTCGTTGTTTGGCTTCCAACTGAAGATCTAGCCATATCACACAACATTCCGAATAAATAATTAGTTTTGATGTGTTGAGGAGCTTCTTTAAGGGTCTTGACAAGATTGATTTTCTCGCGATTCATGTCAAGAATGTTTGTTACTACATTCTTTATGAAATGTTTTGGTATTTTTAGATTATGGGAAGACCCAACCCCACTGTCAGGAGTAAT is a window encoding:
- the LOC121770496 gene encoding protein FAR1-RELATED SEQUENCE 7-like codes for the protein MVKVDILFVNMQNSFMQNALSPAEELLLWCLLVKEGVMGRVVDIFSHYVVGPVIPICKAELRPYEGQKFSSLEEGISFSEKQGFHTVDPLDVGVIISDDVNVSDDDEEHNHAMVDKDHKRFMKGNRNMNDVHHKFVEDCTKANIGATSTFNLLKEFFGGYDVVGCTLNDVRNGSRDIKEKLKEVDVQMILNQMQEKKRICEGFFYKYQLSPDDNKLVSLFWSDAESRKHYHMFGDVVAFDTTYTTNMYRMVFGPFTGKDNHGCPIAFGAGFVSSENCDAFSWLFTVSRIIITDQDWGMRLAIEKYNNAIDAQRNQTERLDYYDYVISPKYATDLAFEKQLASVYTDRMFRVVQELISEADKSCRMISMSTLENIEVFKVSDTRKKTFTVTHEKETESFDCECKLFERCGYLCNHLFFVLRNKDVNNIPEKYVGNRWLKSELLKAVHGLTSDESASGKGYNEDDKLQIGNMCHGRYFGLYQRAFKNKNHLIALDNLLAGIAPQIFTDDITGSSSVDKNDSIKNIYGIAIPEEITARAPEVVSTKGGASDKKSRIKSSIEKAIEKSK